The genomic segment TGTGGATAAGTACCGCTTTCTTTGGAAGACGGGTTAATAAATATATTTCTTGTCCTGTGGATAAATCCTTGTTAATTTTCAACCGGTTGTGATTGAACCGTAACTTGATTGATCAAACTCCTGGGGCCTGGTTGCGTTCAAATACCGCTATACTTCTTCTTTAATTTTTTGTCTTATTTCTTTGATGGCTTCTTCCAGCAGTGTGTCGGTAGCCATCTGGGCACTTATCTTCTCGCAGGCATGAAGTACTGTGGTATGGTCCCTTCCCCCGAAGGCGTCCCCGATTTGCGGCAGGGAGAGATCCGTTAACTCGCGGGTCAGGTACATGGCGATCTGGCGGGGAAAGGCCACGTTGCGGCTGCGCCTTTTGGACTTGAAATCGTCCGGTTTAAGACCGTAATAGGCGGCTACCTTTTCCTGGATTAACTGCGCCGTAATTTGTTTGGGCGACTTTCTTGGCAGGATGTCCTTCAGGATATCCCGGGCCAGCTGGGTGGTGATTTGCTGCTTGTACAGGGAGGCGTAGGCCACCACCCGGATAAGCGCCCCCTCCAGCTCACGTATGTTGGACGTGATTTGTTGCGCTATGTATTCCAGTGTTTCGTCGGGTACGTTGACGTTGTCCAGGTGGGCCTTTTTCCTCAGAATGGCAATTCTCGTTTCCAGGTCCGGCGGTTGGATGTCTGTTATCAGGCCCCATTCAAAGCGCGAGCGCAGCCGGTCTTCCAGCGTTGGTATTTCCTTGGGCGGCCGGTCGCTGGAAATGACAATTTGTTTGTTGGCTTCGTATAAAGTATTAAAAGTATGGAAGAATTCTTCCTGGGTGCGTTCCTTTCCGGCCAGAAATTGGATGTCGTCAATGAGCAGAACGTCCATGCCCCGGTACTTGTTGCGGAATTCCACCGCCCGCTTTTCTGCGATGGCATTGATCAGCTCATTGGTGAACTTTTCTGAAGTAACGTAAACTATACGGTTTTGGGTGCCCCGCTTCAGGATGTAGTGGCTTATGGCGTGCATCAGATGTGTTTTCCCCAGCCCAACCCCCCCGTAAATGAACAGGGGATTATAGGTTTCCGCTGGAGATTCGGCTACTGCCAGGCAGGCTGCATGGGCGAACCGGTTGCTGTTGCCCACCACGAAGGTATCAAATGTATAACGGGGGTTGAGGGTGCATGTTTCCGTGGCCACGGAAGGCGTTGATTTGCGTATTCTGTTGAGCAATCTTTCATTAACTTCTTCGGCGGGTAAAAATTGTACTTCGATTTCGTCCCTGGTGATTTCCTGCAGGTAATTTTTGATTATGGACGCATAGCGGGTGACCAGCCAGTCCCGGTAAAACTGGTTGGGGACCTGGATGAAAAATGTGCTCCGGTGAAACCCCAGGGGGAGAACCGATTCCTGCCAGATCTCATAGGTTTCGGCATCCAGACGCGGCTGGATATGGGCCAGGAGTTCGTCCCAAATCTCGGAGATATGAGTTTTTACCATATGAGGTGACCCCCACGCTCACAGTCGTTAATTAAAAATTTAAAAAAAGCCTCCGTAAACGACTTGACGGGGCTTGTCCCTTGGATTTTTTAGCATAAATATCGACAGCTTTATGCCCAACTTTACCCACAACCTGTGGATAATTTTTTCTCCGGTTGCTGGCGATTCAATGATATCAAATTTGTCGGTGCTAATCAACCGATAAAATGGCATCCTGTGGATAATTGTGTATATTGTGGACGGGCTATTGCCGTCCAGGGTTTTTTCTTGACTTAGGAAGGGTTTTTCCTATATAATAACTTGTGATGTGTCTGGTTTTTCCAGTCCGGGATGGTGGTGAGGAGGTGTGATGGGTTGAAGCGCACTTATCAGCCGAAAAACAGGAAGCGCAAAAAGATTCACGGATTTTTAAAGCGCATGTCCACCAGGGCAGGCCGCAATGTAATTAAGAGGAGAAGGCTGAAGGGAAGAAAAAGACTTACCGCATAAGGCCGCTTAATAAAAAGGTGGCCTTTTCGTAATTTGGTCGGGTGGTTTTGTGAGCGGGATTGATCCGTGGTCATGGAGATTTTAAAAAAGAAAAAAGATTTTCAACGGGTTTACCGGCGGGGTCATTCCGTGGTCAGCGGTGCCCTGGTGTTGTATTTATCCCGTAATCGAGGACGGGGCCGGCGCTTTGGTTTTTCCGTGAGTAAGAAAACGGGCAAGGCTGTTGTCCGGAACCGCGTACGCCGTGTTTTGCGCGAGATCTGCCGTCTCAATGAGGATTGGTTTCCACAAGATCATGATGTTGTGATCATCGCCCGCAGGGAGGCCGTGGGGAAAAACTTTCATGACCTGGCGGGACAGCTTTATAATCTAGCCCGGCGGGCCGTTCGCAAGATGACGCCGAAAGGTTGATCGCCCATGCGCGCTCTGGTTATCGCCGGACTGCGTTTTTACCAGCGTTTTATTTCGCCTTTAAAGCCGCCCAGTTGTCGCTTTTACCCTGTATGTTCCGAGTATGCCGTACAGGCCGTGGCTAAATACGGTGTGGCCCGCGGTTTGCTTTTAGCCCTGTGGCGTCTTTTGCGCTGCCATCCCCTTTGCCGGGGTGGCTATGATCCGGTTAAATAAGCAAGGAGGGGATGGTTTGTTTCAAGCTTTAGTTGATGGCATGACCGCTCTGTTAAACTGGCTGTATCACCTTACAGAGCTGGCTCATGTGGCAAATTACGGCCTGGCGATCATTTTACTTACCATTCTCATTAAGATTGTCCTTTACCCCCTGTCCGTCAAACAGATGCGCTCTATGGTGATCATGCAGCAACTGGCGCCCAAGGTTAAGGAGATTCAGGAGCGCTACCGCAATAAAGATCCCCAGAAGATGCAGCAAAAAATCATGGAACTGTACCGGGAACATAATGTAAACCCTATGGCCGGGTGCCTGCCCCTTTTGATTCAGATGCCCATTTTAATTGCCCTCTATCGCGCGCTTTTGCACTTTAATTACGCGGATCCTGCCCATGCCCGGTTCTTGTGGGTGAAAAATCTCAGTCAGGTGGGAGATCCTTATTTTATCCTCCCCCTTTTAGCCGGTTTGACTACCTATGTCCAATCGCGCATGACCACCAACATGACCGATCCCACCCAGCGCACCATGCTGATCGTCATGCCCATCTTTATTGCCTGGATTAGTGCTACCGTACCTGCAGGCCTGGCTTTATACTGGGTGATTTTCAATGCCGTTGGTATTGTCCAGCAGTATTTTGTGAACAGGCATACCCAAGGTTTGAAGGAGGCGCTAAACACCGGTGGAGGGAGTAGAGAAAACCGCTAAAACAGTGGACGAGGCGGTTTCCCTGGCGCTGGCTCAACTGGGAATTTCCCGCGAAGAAGCGGAAATTGAGGTTTTAGAGGAACCTTCCAGGGGTTTTTTGGGCCTGCTGGGCTCGCGACCGGCTCGGGTCAGGGTACGGGTCAAGGATACGCCATCGCGCCGGGCAAAGGAATTGCTCGATAAGCTTCTAGGGGCCATGAACCTCCCCGTAGACATGGCCATCGAGGAAAAGGAAAATAATGTGTTCATTGATATAGAGGGACGGGATGTGGGCATACTGATCGGCAGGAGGGGAGAAACCCTTGATGCCCTCCAGTACCTGTTAAATCTTTACGTCAACAAGAACAAAAGCCAGCGCTGCAAGGTATTTCTGGACGTGGAGGGGTACCGCCGGCGGCGGGAGGAAACCCTGCAGCGTCTGGCCCTAAAACTGGCCGAAAAGGCCAAACAGCGAGGCCGGAATGTGGTCCTGGAACCGATGACTTCCCATGAGCGCAGAATCATCCATACTGCCCTTCAGGGAAGGGACGATATTTATACCTACAGCGAAGGCGAGGAACCTTACCGCAAGATAATCATCTCCCCCAAAAAATAATAGTTTTCTCTGCCGTAGACCCAGCCGGTCTTAGCCGGGCTGGGTTTTTTCAAATGGTGGTGGTTTACCGTGTTGAATGATACCATTGCAGCCATTGCCACTCCCCTTGGCGAAGGGGCCATCGGTATCGTGCGTGTTTCCGGTCCCGGGGCCGTTGCCATAGCCGAAAAATTGTTTGTCAGCCGCACGGGCGCGGACTGGCGGAAGCAGGGCAGCCATCGCCTGTTTTACGGTGTGGTGGTGGATCCGGCCACCGGTCAGCCGGTGGATGAGGTTTTGCTGGGGGTGATGTATGCCCCCCGGACTTTTACCCGGGAAGATGTGGTGGAGTTTAACTGCCACGGGGGTATCGTGCCCCTGCGGCGGACCCTGGAACTGGTGCTGCAACACGGCGCCAGGCTGGCCGAGCCCGGCGAATTTACCCGGCGTGCTTTTTTGAACGGCCGCCTGGATCTGGCCCAGGCTGAATCCATTCTGGATATTATCCGGGCAAAAACGGAGGATGGCCTTGCGGTGGCCATGTCTTTGCTGGCCGGGGAGCTTTCCTCCCGGGTACGTGCCTTCC from the Desulfofundulus luciae genome contains:
- the rpmH gene encoding 50S ribosomal protein L34; the encoded protein is MKRTYQPKNRKRKKIHGFLKRMSTRAGRNVIKRRRLKGRKRLTA
- a CDS encoding YidC/Oxa1 family membrane protein insertase, which produces MFQALVDGMTALLNWLYHLTELAHVANYGLAIILLTILIKIVLYPLSVKQMRSMVIMQQLAPKVKEIQERYRNKDPQKMQQKIMELYREHNVNPMAGCLPLLIQMPILIALYRALLHFNYADPAHARFLWVKNLSQVGDPYFILPLLAGLTTYVQSRMTTNMTDPTQRTMLIVMPIFIAWISATVPAGLALYWVIFNAVGIVQQYFVNRHTQGLKEALNTGGGSRENR
- the jag gene encoding RNA-binding cell elongation regulator Jag/EloR, producing the protein MEGVEKTAKTVDEAVSLALAQLGISREEAEIEVLEEPSRGFLGLLGSRPARVRVRVKDTPSRRAKELLDKLLGAMNLPVDMAIEEKENNVFIDIEGRDVGILIGRRGETLDALQYLLNLYVNKNKSQRCKVFLDVEGYRRRREETLQRLALKLAEKAKQRGRNVVLEPMTSHERRIIHTALQGRDDIYTYSEGEEPYRKIIISPKK
- the yidD gene encoding membrane protein insertion efficiency factor YidD gives rise to the protein MRALVIAGLRFYQRFISPLKPPSCRFYPVCSEYAVQAVAKYGVARGLLLALWRLLRCHPLCRGGYDPVK
- the dnaA gene encoding chromosomal replication initiator protein DnaA; translation: MVKTHISEIWDELLAHIQPRLDAETYEIWQESVLPLGFHRSTFFIQVPNQFYRDWLVTRYASIIKNYLQEITRDEIEVQFLPAEEVNERLLNRIRKSTPSVATETCTLNPRYTFDTFVVGNSNRFAHAACLAVAESPAETYNPLFIYGGVGLGKTHLMHAISHYILKRGTQNRIVYVTSEKFTNELINAIAEKRAVEFRNKYRGMDVLLIDDIQFLAGKERTQEEFFHTFNTLYEANKQIVISSDRPPKEIPTLEDRLRSRFEWGLITDIQPPDLETRIAILRKKAHLDNVNVPDETLEYIAQQITSNIRELEGALIRVVAYASLYKQQITTQLARDILKDILPRKSPKQITAQLIQEKVAAYYGLKPDDFKSKRRSRNVAFPRQIAMYLTRELTDLSLPQIGDAFGGRDHTTVLHACEKISAQMATDTLLEEAIKEIRQKIKEEV
- the rnpA gene encoding ribonuclease P protein component, whose amino-acid sequence is MEILKKKKDFQRVYRRGHSVVSGALVLYLSRNRGRGRRFGFSVSKKTGKAVVRNRVRRVLREICRLNEDWFPQDHDVVIIARREAVGKNFHDLAGQLYNLARRAVRKMTPKG